Genomic DNA from bacterium:
ATCTGGCATTTTCAAGGTTCAGGAAAATCTTTGCTGATGGTTTTTGCCGCACAGAAACTAAGAAGAACTTCTGAATTAAAAAGTCCTACGGTGATAATTCTTGTTGATAGGACGGACCTTGATACACAAATAACAGGCACATTCAATGCTTCTGAAGTTTCAAACGTCGTTACAACAGATAGCATAAAAGACTTACACGACCTACTAGAAAAAGATACTCGCAAAATTATAATTACAATGATTCATAAATTCCGTGATGCATATCCCGATATGAATACACGTGACAATATTATACTAATGGTGGACGAAGCTCATCGAACTCAGGAAGGGGATTTAGGAAGAAAGATGCGAGCTGCATTGCCAAATGCATTTCTATTTGGATTAACAGGAACACCAGTAAACAAAGCTGATAAAAATACTTTCTGGGCTTTTGGTGCAGAGGAAGATGAAGAAGGTTACTTATCAAGATATACTTTCCAGGAATCAATAAGAGATAAAGCAACCTTACCGCTTCATTTTGAACCGCGCCTGGTGGATATACACGTTGACAAAGAAACCATTGATAAACTGTTTATGGAATTAAAAGAAGAAGCAACTCTTTCTGATGAAGAAGCTGATGCACTTAGCAGAAAAGCTGCGAAGATGGCTACATTTCTTAAAGCACCAGAAAGAGTAAGTAAAATTGTAAATGATATCGTTACTCACTTTCGTGAAAAAGTCAATCCGCACGAATTCAAAGCAATGATAGTAACACCGGATCGGTTTGCCTGTGTTCAGTATAAAGAAGAGCTTGATAAATTATTAAATCCGGAAAGTAGCATCGTAGTTATATCGACAAGTGCTAATGATGAATTTGAGTTCAAACAGAAATGGGGAATGGATAAGGATCAACAGGATAAAGTAATTGAAGAGTTTAACGATAAAGATTCTCATTTAAAGTTTTTAATTGTAACAGCAAAATTGCTAACAGGATTTGATTCTCCAATTCTACAGACAATATATCTTGATAAGTCATTAAAAGATCACACACTTTTACAAGCAATCTGTAGAACAAATCGTCTCTATCCAAACAAATCATTTGGAAGAGTAGTTGATTATTTTGGAATATTTGATGATGCAGCACAAGCACTTCAGTTTGATGATGAGAGTGTAAAGAAAGTTATAACAAACCTTCAGGTATTAAAAGATAAACTTCCTGAAGTCATTGCTAAATGTCTAAAACATTTTGAAGGAGTCGATAGATCAATTGAAGGTTTTGAGGGATTGGAAGCTGCACAGAACTGCATTAACACAGATGAAAAGCGGGATGCATTTGCTGCTGATTATTCATACTTGACTAAGCTGTGGGAATCAGTCTCTCCTGATCCGGTATTAAATCAATATGAAAAAGATTACAGATGGTTAACTCAGGTATATCAGTCAGTTCAACCGGCTATTGATAATATTGGAAAATTACTCTGGCATTCATTAGGAGCGCAGACAACTAAACTCATTCACGAAAATATTCACGTTGAAGGTATTGTAGATGATATGGAGGAGTTTGTTCTGGATGCTGAAGTAATAGATGATATATTCAATAACCCCAATCCTAAAAAAGTTAAAAACTTAGAAGAGGAATTATTCAGAAGGTTCAAAAAGTATCCTCATAATCCAAGTTTCAAAGCATTAAGTGAAAGATTACAAGAGTTACGAGACAAAGCTGAAAGAGGATTGATAACAAGTATTGAATTTGTAAAAGAACTCTGTAAGATTGCTAAAGAAACTGTTCAAGCTGAAAAAGAAATTCTGACTGAGTTAGAACAAAAATCTGCCAAGACAGCTTTAACAGAACTTTTCCTCGAACTAAAAACCGATCAGACTCCTGCCGTGGTTGAAAGAATTGTAAACGATATTGATGCCATAGTTAAAGTTGTTCGTTTCCCTGGTTGGCAAACTACAACATCTGGCGAAAGGGAAGTCCAGAAATCGCTTCGCAAAGCATTGTTAAAATTTAAACTACACAAAGACCAGGCTCTGTTTGAAAGAGCGTATGCTTATATAAAGGCGTATTATTGAGAATTCTTATAAGTATTATCAGAAATTTATTCTAATAATTCTGTAGACTCATTAATCGATACAATTTTACCCTTTCTTAATTCGAGTAATTCTGAGGCATACTCTTGTTTTAGCTGAAGTCTAAGTGTGTGTATTTTTGGGGCAAGATAAGTTAAAATTTTATTAATTTTTCTACGCTCTGCTTTATTTGAAGTACGCATAATTTGAAAGAAAAATGCACCAAGGTGAGCACCCAAGAAAAATCTTGTGTCAGACGGACTATAATTTTTTAATCTTTGTAGGACCTGATCAAAAGCCCCTGTCTCCATTAATCCAACTATTTGCCAAAACTCTAATGCGTCTATATCTGCAACATCAATTGTTTTACTGACGATAGATTTTATTTTTTTCTCCTCAAGCGTTTGTATATCACACGAAACAGCATCTCTATACAGAAGATAAAAGCGAATAAATGGAAATAATTTTTTTTCCTTTTCTTTTTCATGTTTACTAAACAGATTCGTTGTATCATGAGCTAACAATTGTAATATTGTACAATGAATACCAACTTTTTGTTCCACCTCAACTAAATAATTTGCTTGTAATGAAAGACCTAATGTCAACAATGCGTTGTTTCGGTCTTCCGAAGATAATGCGGATAAGTGTTCTGAGAGGTTCCTCAAAAGCGAAATATTATTCGGGTTGCTTCCTGCATGAAAAACAATAGCCCGTTGCCACCAGTCATCAGTTACTAAGCTAAGTACGTCTTCGTCGTCTAAAAATCTTCCCGCAAAAAATTCTTGAACCATTAAATGTGCAAATTCAATTTCTTCCCCAACTATTCTAAATAATCCAGACCGATAAACGATTTCTTCTGTTAACGTTTTTATGTCAGCAGTTTTACCGCGTTTTTTAAGCTCTTCTTCCAAATAATTAGTAAACCCGTCTAAGCTTACACTTGTACTTCGGTTCAAATGAAGTTGATAAGCAAGTGCTTGAATTAAAAAATCTTTCAATGGTGCTTCATGTTGTTGCGCAAATCCTTTTGAAGTGTCCCATCTTCCCAGCATCATTTCCGTGTACTTTTTCATAATTTCAGTAATATTTGCAGGTATATCTTTTCTACTATAATCCGCAGAAGAAACAAAGACAGAAATCAATAAAGGATTTAACTGTAATCCATGCACATCTTGCAATCTGCGTAATATATCTTGGATTTGATCTTCAGAAAGCGATTTACTTTTTTTGAGTCGTTTAACAATTTGAGTAGTCTGTTTCCAATCTATAGGACTAATTCGATAGCGAATCCATTGTGCTATATCTGGAATAGATTCGAGCCATTTGTAGTTACGAGATGATAAATAAAATTTACAACTTTTATACTTTTGTTGAAATCCATTCAATAATTTTACTACCTGTATCCGTTCATCTTGATTGGCAACTTCGTCTAATCCATCAATAAAAATTTGCACATTTCCTTTTTCCAAATCCTCTTTACTAAATGCCACTACTTTATTCTTTGTCATTTCTGAAGTTTTATTTGCAAGCACAATCTCTAAGCTAGTTTTGATTCCTAGAAGTTCTTTTGCCCTTATAAACACAGGAACAACTATTTCGTCTGTAGTTTTCATACCAATTTCAGCACAAATACACAACATCCTTCTAATTGCTGTTGATTTGCCAGAACCAGCCTCACCAGTTATTAATATTTTTTTATGATCTGAATCTATTAATTGTTTAACACTCAATTCCTCAAAATCCGGTTCTATATCTTTTATATCTGAATTACCACTACTTTTTATACGAAGTCGATTAAATTTTATGTTGACAAAATTGTCATTAGTAACAGGACAATAAAATGGATCTTCGTTTTCACTAAACCCAGATTTTAATTCAGATGTTGGAGAAGTAAGCGAAGAATGTAAATTACTTAAATATGGAAATTTTTCTAAGTTGACACCAAACCATAATTCCGGCATAACATCATCAAGCATCGGGATTAAATCATCGCAATCCATGAATCTTATGCGAGGGTCTTTTATTTCATCAACTATGTGTTTTCTTGCGGTTGTATTAATTTTACCACTTGCACACAACATTACCTGATCCGGATATATATTTTTTTTTGAGGATATTAAGGGAATTTTGACTTCTAGTGCCGTTCTTAATTGTGCTATTGCATTATTTACATTATTTGAGGCTTTCGCTGCCATGTTTAGGTGGCCCTTCTTTGTCTGAACAGCATAAAATAGGTTTTGACCAAGTTTATCTGTCTCGGTAAATAAAGTATCTTTACCCTCCTCCAGCGGTCCACACAATTCGCGGCCATCTCTAAAGCCTTTTTCAAGAAAAAGTGGTCTGATAATTAAATCTCTAAAATCATCTTCTGAATATCCAAGTAAAAATTCTTCTTTATTTATTCGAGATATACTAGAGGGGTTAAAAAATTTTTGCATAAAATTCTAAAATATGATTAGTAACAAGTTATAATTAATTTTAGCTTAACATTTATCAGACAAATTGGATTTTATTAACTGTTATAAAATTAGGAAAGATTTTTAAGTGGTTCAACCTACCTAGCCACTTGCGGTAGGTAATTTTTTGACGTTGCTATCCTTTTAAACAAGATTCTCACATTGTGTCTTTAAGTAAAAAATTTGTCGATTCAAATTAATGAAAATTTTTTTGTTGTTCATCTTAGCCACAAAGCCGTCACTTGACGGCCTGTAGGATTTTATAGTAAGCAGATTTTGATATCTTAAGTTTCTTTATGATCTCTTTATAGTTCTTTCCCTGCTTTATCATCTCCAACACTTTCTCTATTGTAAATGGCGGAATCTTTGGCCTTCCAATTCTGGTTCCTTTGGATTTTGCTTTTTCCATACCTGCAATAACTCTTTCGCGAATAATAGCTCTCTCGAATTCTGCAAAAGCTGATATCATGGTAAAAAGTATTTTCCCAGCTGGTGTAGATGTGTCTATATTCTCTTTGTAACTGATAAAGTCAACTCCAATATTATTAAATTCTTCCAATGCATTAATCAGTTCTCTCGTGCTTCTGGCGAATCGATCAAACTTCCAAACTAGGACAATGTCGGTATTTCTTTTTTGAACGTCATCAAAAAGTTTCCTGTAATTAGTCCGGTCTGTCTTTGCACCCGAAGCATAGTCAACATACTCTTGAACAACTTTTAATTTTCTTGCTTCTGCATACTGATGCAGATCCGTAATCTGCATATCAACGTTCTGTTCTCTAGTAGATACCCTAGCATAAATTATTACTCTTTTCATAATACACCTTTCCTGTTTATATATTACTTGTACCAGGAAAAATGGGAGTGCTCTACAAGTCATTTTGATATGAAAAAAATTAATTTCTTTTACGATTTACTGAAGTAGAAACTGAAGTAGTTTTTGAAGTAGTTCCTGTACGTTTTAAGTCTATTTTTTGTTGTTTTGTATACTAATGCATACAACTTTAAAAAAGCAAAGCCCCAAAATGTTTTGTTTTCGGGGCTTTTTGTGCATCCTGCGGGACTCGAACCCGCGACCTGCTGATTAAGAGTCAGATGCTCTACCAGCTGAGCTAAGGATGCGGGGCAAAATTACTGAAATTTTATAAGGTGTGAAAGTTGGTTCTGCGGGGATAATTACTTCCCCGCAAATATTCCGAAATGATTTTGGGTTAAATTTTATTTATTTGTTTTTATTCTCTGGATTGTCCTTCAGCCTATTAAGAAATTCACCATAGACTCTCATTATTTCCGTCTTCAGAAAATCGGACTGCATTTCATAATCCGTGTACTTGTCAAAAAATCTGTGTGCGAGTTTTGAGAATAGCGTCTGGGTCAGGATGGCCGCAGCTTGTTCTTTTGATTGATCCATTATTTACCTCTATGTGTTTTGATTTATAAAACTATTATAAAAATGTTTTTACTGCGCTTCCAACAACGACATCAATTATGCCGTTTGTGATTTTACTGATTCTTATTTTAGACAAACCAATTTGCTTTAGCGCTTCCATTTGGGCAAGATCTTTTTTCCCTTGTAAAAGAAATTCAAAATCTGCAGGACTTAATGCACCCGATGCAAGTCCTTCCGTCCATCGTTGAATATCCGATTTTGATTTTTCAAGAAATGAGTTTCCGTCTTTAAGCAGCTCGTCTTTGTATTCGTCAAAGTTTTCTTTAGCAAAAGAAAGTAAGTCATTTTTAAATGTCGAAATAAAATCGTTAAATGTTGGCATATGTAATTCCTTTACTTTATTTCTGATGGATCGATTTTCCCGCTTTCAAGTCCGATGATTGTATCGAAGGCATCACTTACCAGTGACTGCATTTCGTTTACAAACATTTCTCCAAGTACACCCTCGGTTTCCCAGCGTCTTAAAAAACCACCAAGAAGATTTCCGTCTTCGCTTATTAATATTTCCCACTGCTCGGCTGACAACTCATTATCCGGTCTTCCTAAAGCAAATTCATACGCTTTTGTAAGTTCTGTCCGCAGCGTTGCTACATCATCCTGGTAATCTTCAAAAGGCGATGTTGCAAATGACATAAGATTTAGAGATTCAACTTTTAAATCTACGGCCTGCTTGTAGGCTTCAGGGCTGAATACGGAAATTGTTGAGCAGGACCATATTGAAAAAATAATAGTTAGTACTAATAACTGTCTGCGTAACTTTGTTTTACTGATCATAATCAGATTCCTGTTGGTCTTTGGATAAATATATTAAATCAATTTTTAACAATGTTTAAGAATTCAGTATGAAGTTAAGAACAGATAAATTTACACCCAAACTTAAAATAAATTTTGCTTTTCTGAATGAGTCCTTTTAAGAAATTTTCTTTGCCGCTGGAGAGGATCGCGCCTCTATTCGTGATCGTCGCTGCAAGCTTATGGGGCGTTGATGGAATTGTTCTTCGTCCTACTCTTTTCAGCCTTCCTGTTCCGCTTGTTGTTTTTGTTGAAAGTTCAATCGTTGCGCTCTTGCTGTCACCTTATTTTGCAAAGCGATTCATGTCGTTTAAACAGCTGCATTTCAAAGATTGGCTCGCATTCTTTCTTGTAGCGCTGCTTGGAGGTGCAATAGGTACGATGGCTATTACCAAAGCTTTGTTCTATGTCAATTTTGTTAATCTCTCTGTTGTCATTCTTCTTCAAAAATTACAGCCTGTTTTTGCAATTATTCTTGCGGCTATATTTCTTAAGGAAAAATTCACCATCCATTTTTTTCTTTGGGCAGGATTGGCTTTGGTCGGTGCATACTTTATGACGTTCGGAACAAAACTTCCAAACCTTTCAACTGGTGACAAAACCACAATTGCTGCTGTTTTTTCTCTTCTTGCAGCTTTATCATTTGGCGCATCAACCGTTTTAAGCAAACGTGCCTTACGAAATGTTTCATTTGAAATGGGCACATATTTGCGATTCCTTTTTTCAGCTTTTATCATGCTGCTAATTGTTTTTTCTATCGGAGACATAAATAAAATTTCTGACATTTCAGAAAATCAGGTAATAATTTTTCTTGTTATCGCACTAACAACAGGCGGGGCGGCAATCTTTCTTTATTATTATGGATTAAAAAGAATCAGCGCTTCGGTTGCAACCATCTGTGAACTTGCATTCCCGCTAACGGCAATTATTCTGGAATATCTTATCCGTGGTAATATTTTAGATGTTGTTCAATGGATAGGAGCTGCGGTTTTATTGATAAGTATTTTAAAGGTTAGCAGAATCAACATTCCAACAGCATTAAATTCAAAATAGAAGAGCACCCAAAAGAGTGCTCTAACTAAAATAACTATTCTTCTTGCATACTCCATGGCGGAGTTACACCGTTCATCCTTGCATATGCGATTGACTGGCCGAGATGCTCATGCAAATGTGCAATCACTGTAACCATAAAATTTCTCACTGAAAATTTCATCCCGAAAGCTTCTATTTCTTTATTAAGATCTTCTTCTCTGAATTGCGCGGTGGATTCTTTAAGATCGCTAAAAGATTTTTCCATTAGTGTTAATGCAGTTTTTTTATCAGCCTTGCTCTCTGAAGAACTCATATTAAACTTTTCACCTTTAATAAGACTGAGCATATAATAATTGGCCTCGGCAGCATGAACATAAACTTCACCGACAGATCTAACTCCTTCTCCGGGAGTCCAATTATACTTGTCTTCGGGCATAGCTTCGGCAAGCTTCATCAGTCTGCTCTTAACAAAATCAACCTGTCCTAAAAATTCTTTCACAAATACCGGTTGTTCAGCGAAATTTACAGTTGTGAAAAACAGAACTGACAAAATAATAATTACATTTTTTGCTTTTGACATTTTACCTCCTTGGTGGTAATTAAATATTTATATAAAGATATTAATTGTTCGGAAGGAATATATTCAATTTGGTTGCCAAACGGCAAGTGATAATAAAATTAAATTATCGGGCACTGCTTAAAAAGATAATCTTGGGGTATGACTTTGCTTTTGACTTCCTGGAAAAGATTGACATTAATATTGCATAAACAGAAACTAATCCTACTCCAACTAACGAAGAGAACAGTTCTTTGTTTGTTTTGAATAGATCCATTCCGATGAGAATTCCGAGGAGCAAAAGAATTAAGGGGACACCATAGATGTAAAAGCTGGCTAAAAGTATTTTGCTACCTTTAATGACAACACGAACTTTATCGCCGGGATGTGCACCAAAAGGATCTTTAACTGTAAGACACCTTTGGTTTGAACTGCCCGGCTTACAGTAAATTTTCGCGGAACATTCCTGACAATGTTCAGAATCTGAAATTACTATCTCGGCAAAACCATCTTTGGCTTCTTTAACTATTCCTTCTTCGTAAAGTTCTTCTTTATACATTGTTTTGTCTTGTGTCATTCCTGCCCCGAGCAGGAATCTAGATTGTTTCAATAGATTCCCGCCCCTGCCTACCGCAGGCAGGTTCGAGGGAATGACAGTTGGGTTTCAATTTACAATTACATTTATATTTTCTTGTTTCAGCAGCTCTGCAGCTTTATCAGGATGAACTAACCTTATTGCCCCTGTCTTACACTTGTCAATGGGTATTTTACTAATATCAAGATTTTCATAATTAATTACCGGCAGATAATCTCTCATCTCTATCGACCCGTCCGATTTTCTTGCGCATATGCCGCAACCAAAACAGGCTACTGTGCAAACTTCTTTTGAACGCTTCGGATCATCATGGTTTTTACAAAAGACAAAAAGTTCTCTATCTTCAGGATGAATTTCTATAACACCACGCGGACAAACCTCAACACACTGGCCACAGCCTGTGCAAAGTTCTTCAACGACAACCGGCAAACCATTTTTATTCATAAATATTGCGCCGAACTGACATGCATCAACACAATCACCGCCACCAAGACAGCCGTACAAACACATCTTATCTCCGCCTGCAACAATAGATTTTACTGAACAGCTTTGCGGACCAAAATATTCGATGTTTTCTTTTTTAACTGCTTCGATATTTCCGCCGTTGCAAAGAATCCTGGCAACAAGCTTTATACTCTGAGCACTTTCCATCCCTAAAATTCTTGCTATTTCATCCGCAACATCCTGTCCGCCGACAGGACAGCCGTTAACTTTCACTTTGCCATCAACTACATTCGTTGCAAAGTCGTAGCAGCCTGCAAGTCCACAAGCACCGCAATTAGCATTAGGAAGGATTTCGTTGACTTCGCCGATTTTAGGATTTTCTTCTACTCGTAATTTTTTATCAGCAAAAGCAAGTGCGCCTGCGAAGATAAATCCCAGGCCGCCCATTGTGGCAATTGCGATTATTAATGTTGTGTCCATAATGTATTCCTTGTCTATAATTAATACTGAACTTTTTTCAGCATATTAAGATTATTTTGGAGATCCCGAACCTAGTTCGGGATGACTACATTCTCAATTAATTAAGAACTTTTCAAATCTAGACGAATAATAAATCTTTCCCTGTTCATCGATAATCATTACTTCTGTATCACGTAGTTTTTCAATTAATTCCAATCCTTTTTCTATCCCCATTACAAAAACTGCTGTTGCAAGTCCATCAGCAAATGCGTTATCTGCATTCAGCACCGTCACGCTTTGAATTCCTCTTGTCGGATATCCGGTCATCGGATCAAGTATGTGGTGATAACGAACTCCATTTTCTTCAAAATAATTTTCATAATCACCACTGGTTGCCACCGACGTTCCATTTAGCATTATTTTATTTATAATCGAGTTTTTTTCTCTTGGATGCTGAACTCCAACAACCCACTCATTTCCGATGGCTTTTATTTCACCGCCAGCATTGACAAGGGCTTCATTAATCCCTGCATCTTTTAAAACATAGATTGCTTTATCTACTGCATAACCTTTTGCAATGGCACCGAAATTTAGTCCGACTTTCTTCTGCTTTACGATCTGATTATCATCAAGTAATTTAATATTCTGCCAACCACTCAAAAACAAAGCCGAATCAATCGCCTCGCTTACCGGAAGCTGAGGATTGTTTGAATAAAATCCCCACGCTTGGGTAAGATTGTCAAGGCTCACATCGAAACTGCCCACTGATAATTTTGTGATTGAATCACAAAGAACAAG
This window encodes:
- a CDS encoding HsdR family type I site-specific deoxyribonuclease, which encodes MAFNELNSVENYIIHQLTGINLNAPRIADKKEIYTGNWIYKSPEELERGVNEVLIESELRDALIRINPEIKEKPERADEVIYKLRAILISVNQTGLVRANEEFSKWLTGEKTMPFGENNRHVPVKLIDFETLSNNSFIATNQFRVHARETKIPDIALLINGIPVVIGEAKTPIRPSISWLDGAHEIHNVYENSVPQLFVPNILSFATEGKELFYGSVRCALEYWSPWRLDSDDDSIIKKLGLGEVGKELSDLLKPSRLLDILQYFSIFASDKKKRRIKILCRYQQYEGANKMVARVKEGRIKKGLIWHFQGSGKSLLMVFAAQKLRRTSELKSPTVIILVDRTDLDTQITGTFNASEVSNVVTTDSIKDLHDLLEKDTRKIIITMIHKFRDAYPDMNTRDNIILMVDEAHRTQEGDLGRKMRAALPNAFLFGLTGTPVNKADKNTFWAFGAEEDEEGYLSRYTFQESIRDKATLPLHFEPRLVDIHVDKETIDKLFMELKEEATLSDEEADALSRKAAKMATFLKAPERVSKIVNDIVTHFREKVNPHEFKAMIVTPDRFACVQYKEELDKLLNPESSIVVISTSANDEFEFKQKWGMDKDQQDKVIEEFNDKDSHLKFLIVTAKLLTGFDSPILQTIYLDKSLKDHTLLQAICRTNRLYPNKSFGRVVDYFGIFDDAAQALQFDDESVKKVITNLQVLKDKLPEVIAKCLKHFEGVDRSIEGFEGLEAAQNCINTDEKRDAFAADYSYLTKLWESVSPDPVLNQYEKDYRWLTQVYQSVQPAIDNIGKLLWHSLGAQTTKLIHENIHVEGIVDDMEEFVLDAEVIDDIFNNPNPKKVKNLEEELFRRFKKYPHNPSFKALSERLQELRDKAERGLITSIEFVKELCKIAKETVQAEKEILTELEQKSAKTALTELFLELKTDQTPAVVERIVNDIDAIVKVVRFPGWQTTTSGEREVQKSLRKALLKFKLHKDQALFERAYAYIKAYY
- a CDS encoding NACHT domain-containing protein codes for the protein MQKFFNPSSISRINKEEFLLGYSEDDFRDLIIRPLFLEKGFRDGRELCGPLEEGKDTLFTETDKLGQNLFYAVQTKKGHLNMAAKASNNVNNAIAQLRTALEVKIPLISSKKNIYPDQVMLCASGKINTTARKHIVDEIKDPRIRFMDCDDLIPMLDDVMPELWFGVNLEKFPYLSNLHSSLTSPTSELKSGFSENEDPFYCPVTNDNFVNIKFNRLRIKSSGNSDIKDIEPDFEELSVKQLIDSDHKKILITGEAGSGKSTAIRRMLCICAEIGMKTTDEIVVPVFIRAKELLGIKTSLEIVLANKTSEMTKNKVVAFSKEDLEKGNVQIFIDGLDEVANQDERIQVVKLLNGFQQKYKSCKFYLSSRNYKWLESIPDIAQWIRYRISPIDWKQTTQIVKRLKKSKSLSEDQIQDILRRLQDVHGLQLNPLLISVFVSSADYSRKDIPANITEIMKKYTEMMLGRWDTSKGFAQQHEAPLKDFLIQALAYQLHLNRSTSVSLDGFTNYLEEELKKRGKTADIKTLTEEIVYRSGLFRIVGEEIEFAHLMVQEFFAGRFLDDEDVLSLVTDDWWQRAIVFHAGSNPNNISLLRNLSEHLSALSSEDRNNALLTLGLSLQANYLVEVEQKVGIHCTILQLLAHDTTNLFSKHEKEKEKKLFPFIRFYLLYRDAVSCDIQTLEEKKIKSIVSKTIDVADIDALEFWQIVGLMETGAFDQVLQRLKNYSPSDTRFFLGAHLGAFFFQIMRTSNKAERRKINKILTYLAPKIHTLRLQLKQEYASELLELRKGKIVSINESTELLE
- a CDS encoding recombinase family protein; this translates as MKRVIIYARVSTREQNVDMQITDLHQYAEARKLKVVQEYVDYASGAKTDRTNYRKLFDDVQKRNTDIVLVWKFDRFARSTRELINALEEFNNIGVDFISYKENIDTSTPAGKILFTMISAFAEFERAIIRERVIAGMEKAKSKGTRIGRPKIPPFTIEKVLEMIKQGKNYKEIIKKLKISKSAYYKILQAVK
- a CDS encoding DMT family transporter; this translates as MSPFKKFSLPLERIAPLFVIVAASLWGVDGIVLRPTLFSLPVPLVVFVESSIVALLLSPYFAKRFMSFKQLHFKDWLAFFLVALLGGAIGTMAITKALFYVNFVNLSVVILLQKLQPVFAIILAAIFLKEKFTIHFFLWAGLALVGAYFMTFGTKLPNLSTGDKTTIAAVFSLLAALSFGASTVLSKRALRNVSFEMGTYLRFLFSAFIMLLIVFSIGDINKISDISENQVIIFLVIALTTGGAAIFLYYYGLKRISASVATICELAFPLTAIILEYLIRGNILDVVQWIGAAVLLISILKVSRINIPTALNSK
- a CDS encoding DinB family protein, which gives rise to MSKAKNVIIILSVLFFTTVNFAEQPVFVKEFLGQVDFVKSRLMKLAEAMPEDKYNWTPGEGVRSVGEVYVHAAEANYYMLSLIKGEKFNMSSSESKADKKTALTLMEKSFSDLKESTAQFREEDLNKEIEAFGMKFSVRNFMVTVIAHLHEHLGQSIAYARMNGVTPPWSMQEE
- a CDS encoding SoxR reducing system RseC family protein — encoded protein: MKQSRFLLGAGMTQDKTMYKEELYEEGIVKEAKDGFAEIVISDSEHCQECSAKIYCKPGSSNQRCLTVKDPFGAHPGDKVRVVIKGSKILLASFYIYGVPLILLLLGILIGMDLFKTNKELFSSLVGVGLVSVYAILMSIFSRKSKAKSYPKIIFLSSAR
- a CDS encoding RnfABCDGE type electron transport complex subunit B codes for the protein MDTTLIIAIATMGGLGFIFAGALAFADKKLRVEENPKIGEVNEILPNANCGACGLAGCYDFATNVVDGKVKVNGCPVGGQDVADEIARILGMESAQSIKLVARILCNGGNIEAVKKENIEYFGPQSCSVKSIVAGGDKMCLYGCLGGGDCVDACQFGAIFMNKNGLPVVVEELCTGCGQCVEVCPRGVIEIHPEDRELFVFCKNHDDPKRSKEVCTVACFGCGICARKSDGSIEMRDYLPVINYENLDISKIPIDKCKTGAIRLVHPDKAAELLKQENINVIVN
- a CDS encoding FAD:protein FMN transferase, whose product is MVKRFFKKPPPLWGWAAGFIVLFLIGVFLGRSCADKTKNYRQTQILLGTVVDIQVRNTDEKLAEEGIEKAFAEIKRIDNLFTTYNEESPVWKLNNATDSIISVDEEIYSLLVLCDSITKLSVGSFDVSLDNLTQAWGFYSNNPQLPVSEAIDSALFLSGWQNIKLLDDNQIVKQKKVGLNFGAIAKGYAVDKAIYVLKDAGINEALVNAGGEIKAIGNEWVVGVQHPREKNSIINKIMLNGTSVATSGDYENYFEENGVRYHHILDPMTGYPTRGIQSVTVLNADNAFADGLATAVFVMGIEKGLELIEKLRDTEVMIIDEQGKIYYSSRFEKFLIN